Proteins from a single region of Paenibacillus sp. BIHB 4019:
- a CDS encoding DUF2621 family protein has protein sequence MKSAPDWFMYFIIFWAIVMVVFMAIGGFFMFRKFLKVLPQRDGKSKLDWQNYWVDRSRSMWTQESKLFLDELVAPVPSAFRDIAKHSIAAKIGQVAIEYEAKEVTRAHCVEGYIRATPKRDYKVLVTFLEKQGIDYSPFKHLLNK, from the coding sequence ATGAAATCAGCTCCTGATTGGTTTATGTATTTCATCATTTTCTGGGCAATCGTCATGGTCGTATTCATGGCAATCGGCGGTTTCTTTATGTTCCGCAAGTTTTTGAAGGTGCTCCCTCAGCGGGATGGCAAGTCAAAGCTCGATTGGCAAAATTATTGGGTGGACAGAAGCCGCAGCATGTGGACCCAGGAGTCGAAGCTTTTTCTTGATGAGCTGGTCGCGCCTGTCCCATCTGCGTTCCGAGATATAGCGAAACACTCCATAGCTGCCAAGATCGGTCAAGTGGCTATTGAATATGAAGCCAAAGAGGTCACAAGGGCACATTGTGTAGAAGGATACATACGGGCTACCCCCAAAAGAGACTACAAAGTACTCGTTACCTTTCTCGAGAAGCAAGGCATTGATTACAGCCCATTCAAGCATTTGCTCAACAAATAG
- a CDS encoding tyrosine-type recombinase/integrase, which yields MEQSDHIFITHAGATKIYTEVMKHTLQYTYKKMKVEKISITRISPHGFRHTHATVLINNGVPPKTIADRLGNTVEMVYKVYGHSYKELENRAVVIFTETLTGAVGASAGAE from the coding sequence TTGGAGCAATCAGATCACATTTTTATAACCCATGCAGGGGCAACTAAAATATACACAGAGGTCATGAAACATACCCTGCAATATACGTATAAAAAGATGAAAGTTGAAAAGATTAGTATCACTCGTATCTCGCCGCACGGTTTTAGGCATACTCACGCCACGGTTTTGATTAACAATGGTGTTCCACCTAAGACCATAGCAGACCGATTAGGCAATACTGTAGAAATGGTTTATAAGGTATACGGTCACTCTTACAAAGAGCTTGAAAATAGAGCTGTGGTTATTTTTACGGAGACTCTAACTGGGGCTGTTGGGGCTAGTGCTGGGGCTGAATGA
- a CDS encoding phage holin family protein, whose product MMTGKTIFGVIGAVVVPAFKYMYGAGDAVVSAMVALTFFIVMDWISGIRAAKQDYSYSSKYGIDGIFRTLFMLLLPAGGHLLDSMFGLPGILFGALTAGLLYHVIQSMVANSLRAGWGQ is encoded by the coding sequence ATGATGACAGGTAAAACGATCTTTGGGGTAATAGGTGCCGTAGTGGTGCCAGCCTTTAAATATATGTATGGGGCAGGGGATGCAGTGGTATCGGCAATGGTTGCACTCACGTTTTTTATTGTAATGGATTGGATTAGCGGCATCCGAGCTGCAAAACAGGATTACAGCTATAGCAGCAAATATGGGATTGACGGCATTTTTAGGACTTTGTTTATGCTGCTGCTACCAGCTGGCGGCCATTTGTTGGATAGCATGTTTGGTCTGCCTGGTATCCTGTTCGGGGCGCTCACAGCTGGGCTCCTGTATCATGTAATCCAGTCTATGGTAGCTAACTCATTGCGAGCTGGCTGGGGACAATAG
- a CDS encoding N-acetylmuramoyl-L-alanine amidase, whose protein sequence is MTENAWHSGDGSKATSGNRASIGIEICESGNYSKVLDNAVELVADMLKQRGWGVERLRRHYDWSGKICPHLMYDGGKWTGWTTFKNRVAVKLQEVEPEMKAENANAIIKKYLQPDWAAAHKKGDAAGKEETHRVANELRKASGQKEQ, encoded by the coding sequence CTGACCGAAAACGCATGGCACAGCGGAGACGGCAGCAAAGCGACAAGCGGCAATAGGGCAAGCATCGGTATCGAGATTTGCGAAAGCGGCAATTACAGCAAGGTGTTAGATAACGCCGTCGAGCTGGTAGCCGACATGCTTAAGCAGCGCGGCTGGGGCGTAGAGCGGCTGCGGCGCCACTACGACTGGTCAGGCAAGATATGCCCGCACCTGATGTATGATGGCGGAAAATGGACAGGCTGGACAACGTTTAAAAATAGAGTGGCAGTTAAGCTACAGGAGGTTGAGCCAGAAATGAAAGCAGAGAACGCGAACGCGATTATCAAGAAGTATTTACAGCCTGACTGGGCAGCAGCGCATAAAAAGGGTGATGCAGCAGGTAAAGAGGAAACGCACCGGGTAGCTAATGAATTGCGGAAAGCCAGCGGTCAGAAAGAGCAATAA